The stretch of DNA CCAGCAAGTCGTTCGGCCTGCGTGGCCAGTTCCAGTTGTTCGCGATTGATGGCCTCGATGAGTTGCCTGCGTGCCAGGGCGGTCTGATCCAGCAGGTTACGAGCCTTCTGGAGTGTGATCTCTTGAGAACGGCACTGTTCTTCGAGACGAGTTTTCTCTTCAGTCAACTCGGTTTGAGAAGTCTGCAGATGGTGCAATTGAGTTTCTACCGCAGCACGGTTGGCATGGGCTTTTTCCAGTTCAGACTGCAGTCGATGTTCGATCTGTTCGGCCATCGAAACCTGTGAACGCACCTCGGCGAGTCGTGTCGCTGCCGTGTCCGCTTCAGTCGCGGCGGCTTCGAGTGAAGCGTCAGCAGCAGACAACTGGGTGTAAGTGATGTTCACCGATTGTTCTTGCCGCTCGATGTCGCGTTCCAGGCGAGAAATATCGATGCGCAGTTGACGCAATTCGCTTTTTCTCGGGATGACCGCAGTATCTGTGCGCAATGTTCCCAGTGCAATCGCGCCGTTGGCTTCGAGAACTTCCCCCTGCAAAGTGACAAACCGACAGCCTTGCCCTTCCCCTGCGGAAAGTCTGACTGCCGCCGGCAGGTCATGAACGATCCATGTATCTGCCAGGACAGCCGCGGCCAATCCATGGACACCACGTTCCTGACGGATCAAGCGATCGGCCCGAGTGACGACACCCGGTTGTCCATCGAGAGAAACCAGTCGACGGTGATCGAGTGGGAAGTGAATGAACCGGGTTCCCTGCCAGGCTGGCTGACGGAAATCAGATCCTTCTGTTTCGGGAATCGCGAGGAACTGAACCCGCGACGAAAGTTGAGCCTGACTGCGTCCCAGGTAATCCAGCAGTGGCTGGTATTCTCGAAGCACAATGATATGTGCGCGCGAGCCCAGTGCCACTTCGACCAGGGCAGCATCATTGAGATCAACATCCAGAAGATCGGACAGGCTTCCGACGACAGAATCCCACGGACCCTGCCTTGTTGTGCGGGCTCGATGCAGAATTTCACGCACACCGATCCCGAGACCTTCTTCACGCGATTCGAGATCTTCCAACACTGACTTACGAGCCATGGCAGCACTGCGCTGCTCACGCAGGCTGGACAATCTTTCGCGAGCACTGTCTTGAGTACCAATCAGTTGGAATCTCTGAGATTGCACGCTTTTGAGCTGTTCCAGCGTCTGTGCATGATGAGTCGAGGCCAGATTCATCTCGGCATGAAGCACAGTCCTTTTCTGCTGAGCATGATGCAGCTTTTCTCGAAGTTCGTCGATTTGCTGTTCATTCATCAGCAGGGCCAGTTGCTGACTGTCAGTCTGTGCCGCCAGTTGTGTTAACTGACTCTCGATCTGCTGGGTTTTGCGCTCAAGTTCCCGCAACTGCTGTTCCTGTAACTGCAGTTGAATCGAGTCACTTTCCTGCTGCTGATCGAGATGAACCAACTGTAATTGCTGTTGTTCAAAACACTCCAGGCGATGGGCATATTCTGTCTGTATTTCTGCAGATCGAGCTGCAGAAGACTGAACTTCCTGGAACGAAGAGTCATATCGCTGAGCGAGCATGACCCGCTGGCGATAAAGACGCGTCAATTCGCTTTCGAGCTCACTCATGCGAGATTTGAGAAACTGAACAGTCGCCTGATCTCCGGCGACTTCTTGTCGCAGGCCGTTTAACTTCTCGTTGACCTGACGAATTTCTCCATCGAGTGCGGATAACTCGTGCTCAGTCAGTTTTTCATCGGCTTCGATCTTCTGATGCTCGCTGGTCAGATTTTCCCGTTCGGCATCGAGAGCCACGATTTTCGCAGAGAGTTCATTCAGTTGGAATTGCAAAGCCCGCGTATCGTCTGCCGCCAGGCCAAGCCACCATCTGGTGAGTTCCTGATGGAGTTCCCGATATTTGACGGCTTTAGCCGCCTGGCTGCGCGTCGAGTTCAATCGGCCTTCGACTTCATCGACAATATCTGTCAGTCGCAGCAGGTTCTGATCGACACGCTCAAGTTTGCGCAGCGCTTCCTGCTCGCGAGTTCGAAATCGACTGATCCCCGCTGCTTCTTCAAAAACAGCACGCCGACTGGATGGGTTTCCCTGAAGAATCTGATCAACTCGCCCCTGCTCGATGATCGAATAGGCCGACGCACCGGCGCCAGTTCCCATGAACAGATCGCGAACATCCTTGAGCCGGGCATTTTGCCGATTGATGAGATACTCGGCTTCACCATTTCGCCAGATGCGCCGCCCGACAGTCACTTCGGGAGTTTCAATCGGCAGGAGGCCCGAGGAGTTATCAAAGGTTAATGTGGCTTCGGCATAGGCATTGGGTTTTCGTCCAGCCGAACCGTTGAAGATCACATCGGTCATCTCTTTGCCGCGCAGGCTCTTGGCACTTTGATCGCCAAGAATCCACTTCAGAGCATCGACGACGTTACTTTTTCCACTGCCATTGGGGCCAACAACCGACGTGATCCCGGAGGCGAAATCGAAACGTGTTCGATCCGCGAAGCTCTTGAAGCCGAAAAGTTCCAGCGCTTTGAGCATGGGAAGAACACTTGAAACAATGGAACATCAACAACCGGAATCACATACCCCGAGGAATTGTCTTATTTCACAGGAGTACGTTTGAACGCAGGGAGCCAGCGAGACTGGATCTTCTCTGACGATGAATCTGGCTCATCATCGGCAGCGGAGCGATCGGCTGTCGGTTTTGAGGACGATTGTTTCTCAGCTCGTGGGGAGTCATCAGGCTCAGATTGAGAAGGGAGCCCCGAGTTTGGTTCGTTCTTCTCCGAGCTCTTTTCCGGTGTTTTTCTGGAGGCCGGTTTCTTCTCGGAACCATCGTTTCTCACACTCGCCATCGAAGGCTCAGCATTCTTATCTGCCGGGCTGGGTTCGCTGGCATCAGACTTTTGCGTGACGGCCTTCAGGCTCTCTGCATCGGTCTTAAGTGCCAGGGGATCGGATTCTTCACCAATCGCCTTTTCGGGTGAGATGGGGAACATATTGGGTGAGAGATTTTCACGGCCCACGCGGGCTTTACGGCTGGCTGGCAACGATCCATCAGCGTCGGGGCGACTATAGAAACGCCCGGCTTTCGGGAGTGCATCCATCGCAAACTCACCGGGAAGATTCTGCTGACGATTGGCCTGCACCAGAAGTTGCACAATATCTGGATAACTGGCACCCATCTCAGCGGCAGCATAGATCACGTCTGCCACTCTAAGAGACGTTTCTTTCCGTTCATCGGCCTGGCCAACCGCAAACTTTGCGACGGAGACCGTGCGACTGCCTGGAGGAATCGTGACCATAATGCCGCGACCAGCCGTAGCGTACATGGGGGCAATAAACTCCTGATCGGCACCGAACAGCACGATTTCCGGTCGAGTTCGCAGCGTGACGTGAGTCATCGGCTGGCCAGTCGTCTTGAGGACATGCAGTTGATACTGCTTATCCTTGAGTGGGATTCCGCGGATAAAAGGCTCCTCGCGAGAAGCCGTCCACATGGCCCGGAAGGCGCCGTAACGAGTCTCTGCCGTTGGTTCGCTCATGAGTTCGCGAAGTTTGACATACGATTCGGCGTCTTCGATCGTCGAAAGTGCAGAAAGGGCAAACACGCGAAATGCCGGTTCTTCCCGAACGCACTTCTCAAGCACATCCACGCCCGAAGTATCCCCTAAGTAGGCCAGTGCGACGGCCGCATAGAACTGACATTCCAGAAGCGGGGCTTCCAGTGCTCCCTTTAATGTCGGAATCGCATCCTTACCCACAGCTTCCAGTTGTAATGAGGCACTCTCGGCTTTATCTGGTTCAAAGATATCTTTCGCCAGCTTCTGCAATCTGACCCGGCGAGTGACCGTTGTTTCTCGAAAGGCGATGCTCCGAATGACTTGCAGGTAACGGGGATAATTTTCGCGGTAAGTGGGGTGAATTTTCAGAATGATTTTCTGATCGGTTTTGGCCTCGGCCATCGACATTTTGATGCCCGATTTGTCGTAATCGTGGAAGCGAATGCCAATCGCTTCGGCAATACGCGAAGAGTTACGGACAGATCGCACATCGTTCCGCAGAAAAATGGCCAGATCTCGTTCGCGCAGCACAGTCGCACCACCCAGAACTCGCCCCATCCGCTTTTGCAGTTCGACTTCTGATTTTGAGCCACCCAGGACAGACGAAGTGAGGATCGGGCCTTTGGCCTTGGCAAAAGTATGTCCTTCGAGCAAACCACGACCAGGAACAAATGCATGTTCCGTCAGATCGCAATCGAGCAGATAACCACCTTCAAGACTGGTGGCTTGTGCACTTTCGGGAATCTTGACTTCCACATCGATCGTGGCCCCTTTTTCAATCAAAGGTGGCAGGTAAGCCTTAATGACCACGAGAGCTGTGTTGGGCGAAGCCAGAATCTGGTTGGGATTGGGCACATTTCTCCGCTTCATGTCTTCCAGCAGCAACGAGCGGAATTGCGAAGGAGCAGGGTCTCCACCAGTTCCATTGAGGCCGACCACCAGACCAACACCTTCAAGTACCACAGGTTCAAGCCCTGCGAAACTAGCGTAAGTTCCAATCAGAGGAGTCTCGGTTTTTGTGGCGAATTCATCTTCGATCTCTTCTTCAGATTTCGATTCCGATGCCGCCTTGGACTTCTCAGATTTCCCGAACTTGAAGGGATTCATCGCCATGTGAGTAGCGCAAAACCCCGTGGTGGCTAACAGCACAATCAGCGACCAGCAAAATCGATGTCCAGAGATCATGGAGGACTCCCGGCGAGAAACGGCCTGGTGGCACGCTCTTTTTGCGAACGAGAACGGATCAATCGTGTTGGCAAAGGGTCTTGCCACTCGAAAATCAATAAGTTTGAAGGCGAAAAACTTGAGGTGAAAACTCAAATGGCAGGCTGGAACGGTATGGAAAGAGTGGGAATTGCAATTGACGTGAGCAGGAGGAAGGTAGGCCTTGATTCTGAAGAGTAGTTTCCGGGGGTCGATCAGGTCAAGACGAGGTTGATTCACCGACCATGGTCCAGGTGAAGAATTTCTGGAAGTTGAGATATTCAAAAGATTTGTCGTCAGCGTGTTTGGCTTTTGTTAGACTGTTATTCACCTCGATTCATGGTAGATATTGGCTTTTGCCGGATCTGCCATGGCAAATAGTCAACGAGTTATTGCACGCAGCGAGAAATCGTAGTCCGGCTTGCCGAAGGATCAATTCACGATGTCAGCCAGCCTGATTATCACCTGTCCCGCCTGTCAGCGGGAACTGAAGATTCATGATCGTC from Planctopirus ephydatiae encodes:
- the smc gene encoding chromosome segregation protein SMC; its protein translation is MLKALELFGFKSFADRTRFDFASGITSVVGPNGSGKSNVVDALKWILGDQSAKSLRGKEMTDVIFNGSAGRKPNAYAEATLTFDNSSGLLPIETPEVTVGRRIWRNGEAEYLINRQNARLKDVRDLFMGTGAGASAYSIIEQGRVDQILQGNPSSRRAVFEEAAGISRFRTREQEALRKLERVDQNLLRLTDIVDEVEGRLNSTRSQAAKAVKYRELHQELTRWWLGLAADDTRALQFQLNELSAKIVALDAERENLTSEHQKIEADEKLTEHELSALDGEIRQVNEKLNGLRQEVAGDQATVQFLKSRMSELESELTRLYRQRVMLAQRYDSSFQEVQSSAARSAEIQTEYAHRLECFEQQQLQLVHLDQQQESDSIQLQLQEQQLRELERKTQQIESQLTQLAAQTDSQQLALLMNEQQIDELREKLHHAQQKRTVLHAEMNLASTHHAQTLEQLKSVQSQRFQLIGTQDSARERLSSLREQRSAAMARKSVLEDLESREEGLGIGVREILHRARTTRQGPWDSVVGSLSDLLDVDLNDAALVEVALGSRAHIIVLREYQPLLDYLGRSQAQLSSRVQFLAIPETEGSDFRQPAWQGTRFIHFPLDHRRLVSLDGQPGVVTRADRLIRQERGVHGLAAAVLADTWIVHDLPAAVRLSAGEGQGCRFVTLQGEVLEANGAIALGTLRTDTAVIPRKSELRQLRIDISRLERDIERQEQSVNITYTQLSAADASLEAAATEADTAATRLAEVRSQVSMAEQIEHRLQSELEKAHANRAAVETQLHHLQTSQTELTEEKTRLEEQCRSQEITLQKARNLLDQTALARRQLIEAINREQLELATQAERLAGWQKQSARLAEEVQSRLAQRDEAERRVQEALATRSELTLQMLNASALTDESMIEIESLAITSARLEHQKQELRSSRSQTLQLELKLRQQERKLDDERQAIVMRQRDLEHALAAIAERLQEEGHPQPEELAASEHSALKNYREQRLSAHHETAASEEETAPLTSSDLALEDITFEAIRPEVDAHVQRLRRKLKLLGSVNTESLNDLEQLEQRYQQLAAQLQDLVEAKATLEDIIRRIKQESRKLFAETFATIRSNFQDLFRKVFGGGEGDIVLEDPNQILECGIDIKARPPGKELRSISLLSGGERTMTAIALIMAIFRTKPSPFCILDEVDAALDEANVERFTAVIREFREDTQFIMITHHKRSMVVADVLYGVTMEESGVSKRMSVRFEDVSDDGHFRPSTASGAA
- a CDS encoding flagellar basal body P-ring protein FlgI → MISGHRFCWSLIVLLATTGFCATHMAMNPFKFGKSEKSKAASESKSEEEIEDEFATKTETPLIGTYASFAGLEPVVLEGVGLVVGLNGTGGDPAPSQFRSLLLEDMKRRNVPNPNQILASPNTALVVIKAYLPPLIEKGATIDVEVKIPESAQATSLEGGYLLDCDLTEHAFVPGRGLLEGHTFAKAKGPILTSSVLGGSKSEVELQKRMGRVLGGATVLRERDLAIFLRNDVRSVRNSSRIAEAIGIRFHDYDKSGIKMSMAEAKTDQKIILKIHPTYRENYPRYLQVIRSIAFRETTVTRRVRLQKLAKDIFEPDKAESASLQLEAVGKDAIPTLKGALEAPLLECQFYAAVALAYLGDTSGVDVLEKCVREEPAFRVFALSALSTIEDAESYVKLRELMSEPTAETRYGAFRAMWTASREEPFIRGIPLKDKQYQLHVLKTTGQPMTHVTLRTRPEIVLFGADQEFIAPMYATAGRGIMVTIPPGSRTVSVAKFAVGQADERKETSLRVADVIYAAAEMGASYPDIVQLLVQANRQQNLPGEFAMDALPKAGRFYSRPDADGSLPASRKARVGRENLSPNMFPISPEKAIGEESDPLALKTDAESLKAVTQKSDASEPSPADKNAEPSMASVRNDGSEKKPASRKTPEKSSEKNEPNSGLPSQSEPDDSPRAEKQSSSKPTADRSAADDEPDSSSEKIQSRWLPAFKRTPVK